A stretch of the Anaerolineae bacterium genome encodes the following:
- a CDS encoding M20/M25/M40 family metallo-hydrolase, which produces MDRLLRAAEVEADGLVSFARRLVQTPSLSGQEEEVAGLVETEMRALGYDEVRRDEAGNVIGRLRGSGGGRTVLLNGHMDTVDPGPLSAWAHPPYAAELVDGRLHGRGAADMKGPLAAQVYCVALLGRAGLQPEGDVVVTAVVQEETGGLGTQFLLQGGANADCAIVGEASGLELRRGHRGRLELVVTVQGRSVHASAPERGANPHYTLAGFVQRLRQLELPTDPDLGGASVAPTLCSGDQTSSNVIPGRLVLRLDYRTLPGEKPEDIVARFQSLLDQSATDGCSGKVEIERHLTATYTGWEKVVLNAFPAFILPADAPELRAARSALARLTGEEPKVGLWRFSTDGGHLVQAGIPTIGYGPGEETLVHTVNESIAVDDLVRGAAGYAALCLALSQPETAW; this is translated from the coding sequence ATGGACAGACTGCTGAGGGCGGCCGAGGTCGAGGCCGATGGTCTGGTGTCGTTCGCCCGACGTCTAGTGCAGACTCCGAGCCTCTCCGGGCAAGAGGAGGAAGTAGCAGGCCTGGTGGAGACGGAGATGCGGGCCCTAGGATACGACGAAGTCCGGCGCGACGAGGCCGGAAACGTCATCGGCCGGCTGCGGGGATCGGGCGGAGGTCGAACGGTACTGCTCAATGGGCACATGGACACCGTGGATCCAGGGCCACTCTCTGCCTGGGCCCATCCGCCCTACGCCGCCGAGCTGGTGGATGGCCGCCTACATGGGCGCGGGGCGGCCGACATGAAGGGGCCCCTTGCTGCCCAGGTCTACTGCGTGGCCCTCCTGGGCCGGGCGGGCTTGCAGCCTGAGGGCGATGTCGTGGTGACGGCTGTGGTGCAGGAAGAGACGGGCGGGTTGGGGACGCAGTTCCTGCTTCAAGGCGGAGCCAATGCCGACTGCGCCATAGTGGGCGAAGCGAGCGGCCTGGAGCTGCGCCGAGGCCACCGGGGACGGTTGGAGCTAGTAGTCACCGTGCAGGGCCGCTCGGTGCACGCTAGCGCCCCGGAGCGCGGCGCCAACCCGCACTACACCTTGGCCGGCTTCGTCCAGCGGCTCCGCCAGCTGGAGCTGCCCACTGACCCGGACCTAGGGGGGGCAAGCGTGGCGCCCACGCTTTGCAGCGGCGACCAGACCAGCAGCAACGTCATCCCGGGGCGTCTAGTGCTCCGGCTGGACTACCGTACCCTGCCTGGGGAGAAGCCGGAAGACATTGTGGCCCGGTTCCAGAGCCTGCTGGACCAATCAGCCACCGACGGGTGCTCGGGTAAGGTGGAGATCGAGAGGCACCTCACAGCCACGTACACCGGTTGGGAGAAGGTGGTGCTCAACGCGTTCCCTGCTTTCATTCTGCCAGCGGATGCACCCGAACTCCGCGCCGCTCGATCAGCCCTGGCGCGCCTCACGGGAGAAGAACCGAAGGTAGGGCTCTGGCGCTTCTCCACCGACGGCGGCCACCTGGTGCAGGCGGGCATCCCCACCATCGGCTACGGCCCGGGAGAGGAGACGCTGGTGCACACGGTGAATGAGAGCATCGCCGTTGACGATTTGGTGCGCGGGGCGGCCGGCTATGCCGCGCTGTGCCTTGCCCTTTCCC
- a CDS encoding pyruvate, phosphate dikinase has protein sequence MADKKWVYLFEEGNASMRNLLGGKGAGLAEMASIGLPVPPGFTITTEACNAYTELGGEFPEGMWEQVLEGLRTIEEKTGKRFGDPSNPLLVSVRSGARVSMPGMMDTVLNLGLNDETLKGIAQATGNERFAYDAYRRLIQMFSRIVRRLDPEPFEEILTEYKEKTEGKLDTDLTTDMLKEIVQRFKNHYKEQLGEDFPTDPYEQLRQAIAAVFESWMGRRAVDYRNFHKLPHNWGTAVNVQTMVFGNMGEDSGTGVAFTRDPATGARQLYGEYLQNAQGEDVVAGIRTPKKISQLAQDMPAIYDQFAEIAERIEKHYRDMQDMEFTIERGTLYMLQTRTGKRTAAAAVKIAVDMVHEGLISKEEAILRVEPEQVNQLLLPSFDMVAKEAAAAENRLLARGLNASPGAAVGAVALDADTAEEWGLSGRPTILVRPETSPDDVHGMLRSKGILTQHGGATSHAAVVARGLGLPCVAGCEAIRINMSDRSFTANGQVIREGEVISIDGTSGEVFKGEIAMIETKYEDQHQLVELLSWADELRRLGVRANADYPRDATRAREFGAEGIGLCRTEHMFFEEERLPIVQKMILAEADDERQQYLDQLLPFQRGDFEGIFRAMDGLPVIIRLIDPPLHEFLPSYEDLLVEVTRMECEGADVAAIREKRELLSAVAAMREANPMLGLRGCRLGLVVPGIIEMQTRAVLEAAANVTKEGVEAHVEIMIPLISHVNELSETRSRLEKVAKQVTEEQGAEVDYMFGTMIEIPRACLTADQIAEYAEFFSFGTNDLTQTTFGISRDDAEGKFLLQYVEDKILPENPFQVLDREGVGQLVRMGTERGRQTRPDLEVGICGEHGGDPSSIEFCHQVGLDYVSCSPFRVPIARLAAAQASVRETVKAFKDV, from the coding sequence ATGGCTGATAAGAAGTGGGTGTATCTCTTTGAGGAAGGTAACGCTTCCATGCGCAACCTCCTCGGCGGAAAGGGCGCAGGTCTGGCCGAGATGGCCAGCATCGGGCTCCCGGTTCCTCCCGGCTTTACCATCACCACTGAAGCCTGCAACGCTTACACAGAACTGGGCGGCGAGTTCCCAGAGGGGATGTGGGAGCAAGTCCTGGAAGGCCTGAGGACGATCGAAGAGAAGACGGGCAAGCGGTTTGGGGACCCGAGCAACCCTCTCCTGGTCTCGGTGCGCAGTGGCGCCCGGGTTTCCATGCCGGGGATGATGGATACGGTCCTGAACCTGGGCCTGAATGACGAGACCCTCAAGGGCATCGCCCAGGCCACCGGTAACGAGCGCTTCGCTTATGACGCTTACCGACGTCTGATCCAAATGTTCTCCCGCATCGTGCGCCGTTTGGACCCTGAGCCCTTCGAAGAGATCCTGACGGAGTACAAGGAGAAGACCGAGGGCAAGCTCGACACCGATCTCACCACCGACATGTTGAAGGAGATCGTTCAGCGCTTCAAGAACCATTACAAAGAACAGCTCGGCGAGGACTTTCCCACCGATCCCTACGAGCAACTGCGTCAGGCCATCGCCGCCGTCTTCGAATCGTGGATGGGTCGGCGTGCGGTGGACTACCGCAACTTCCACAAGCTGCCCCATAACTGGGGAACCGCCGTGAATGTGCAGACTATGGTCTTCGGCAATATGGGCGAGGATTCTGGTACCGGAGTCGCGTTCACCCGGGACCCGGCGACTGGCGCCAGGCAGCTGTACGGCGAGTATCTGCAGAACGCCCAGGGCGAGGACGTGGTGGCGGGCATCCGCACGCCGAAGAAGATTTCCCAGCTGGCGCAGGACATGCCAGCCATCTACGACCAGTTCGCCGAGATAGCCGAGAGGATCGAGAAGCACTACCGCGACATGCAGGACATGGAGTTCACCATCGAGCGCGGTACGCTCTACATGCTCCAGACCCGTACGGGCAAGCGCACCGCCGCGGCGGCGGTCAAGATCGCGGTGGACATGGTGCACGAGGGCCTCATCAGCAAGGAAGAGGCCATTCTGCGGGTGGAGCCGGAACAGGTCAACCAGCTGCTCCTGCCCAGCTTCGATATGGTGGCCAAGGAGGCCGCCGCCGCCGAGAACAGGCTTCTCGCTCGCGGCCTCAACGCCTCGCCGGGCGCCGCTGTCGGCGCGGTGGCCCTGGACGCCGACACCGCCGAGGAGTGGGGGCTATCGGGTAGACCCACCATTCTGGTTCGCCCTGAGACTTCCCCCGACGACGTGCACGGCATGCTGCGCTCGAAGGGCATCCTCACTCAGCACGGCGGAGCCACCAGCCATGCGGCAGTGGTAGCCCGGGGGCTGGGCCTGCCCTGCGTGGCCGGCTGCGAAGCCATCCGCATCAACATGAGCGATCGCTCCTTCACTGCCAATGGACAGGTGATCCGTGAAGGCGAGGTCATCTCCATAGATGGCACCTCCGGAGAGGTCTTCAAGGGCGAGATCGCCATGATCGAGACCAAGTACGAGGACCAGCACCAGCTGGTGGAGTTGCTCAGCTGGGCTGACGAGCTCAGGCGCCTGGGCGTCCGCGCCAATGCAGACTACCCCCGGGACGCCACCCGCGCCCGCGAGTTCGGCGCCGAGGGCATCGGCCTCTGCCGCACCGAGCACATGTTCTTCGAGGAAGAGCGCCTGCCCATCGTGCAGAAGATGATACTCGCCGAGGCCGACGATGAGCGGCAGCAATACCTGGACCAATTGCTGCCCTTCCAGCGAGGCGATTTCGAGGGCATCTTCCGGGCCATGGACGGTCTACCGGTCATCATCCGGCTCATTGACCCGCCCCTGCATGAGTTCCTGCCGTCGTACGAAGACCTGCTGGTCGAGGTCACCCGCATGGAGTGTGAGGGTGCCGACGTGGCGGCCATCCGCGAGAAGCGCGAGCTCCTCAGCGCCGTGGCTGCCATGCGCGAGGCCAACCCCATGCTGGGCCTGCGTGGCTGCCGCCTGGGCCTGGTCGTCCCGGGCATTATCGAGATGCAAACCCGGGCCGTTTTGGAAGCGGCCGCGAACGTCACCAAGGAAGGCGTCGAGGCTCACGTCGAGATCATGATACCGCTGATCAGCCACGTGAATGAGCTCAGCGAGACCCGCTCCCGGCTAGAGAAGGTGGCCAAGCAGGTGACCGAGGAGCAGGGCGCCGAGGTGGACTACATGTTCGGCACCATGATCGAGATACCGCGGGCCTGCCTCACGGCCGATCAGATCGCCGAGTACGCCGAGTTCTTCTCCTTCGGCACTAACGACCTAACCCAGACCACTTTCGGCATCAGCCGCGACGACGCCGAAGGCAAGTTCCTCCTCCAGTACGTCGAAGACAAGATCCTGCCCGAGAACCCCTTCCAGGTCCTGGACCGGGAGGGCGTGGGGCAGCTGGTCAGGATGGGTACCGAGCGAGGGCGTCAGACCCGGCCCGATCTGGAAGTGGGCATCTGCGGCGAGCACGGTGGCGACCCTTCGTCCATCGAGTTCTGCCACCAGGTGGGTCTGGACTACGTGTCCTGCTCTCCCTTCCGGGTGCCCATCGCCCGCCTGGCGGCCGCTCAGGCCTCGGTCAGGGAGACGGTCAAGGCCTTCAAGGACGTCTGA
- a CDS encoding MgtC/SapB family protein, with product MQFLREGEWALRLFFALLLGGAIGLERERKDLPAGLRTFMLVSLGSCLFTILSFAAFPGSETSRVAAQVVVGISFIGAGTVLRIGGEASREVKGLTTAAGLWATAAIGMAVAVGYYWLAVAATILAYTTLALLKRLEQRLL from the coding sequence ATGCAGTTCCTGCGCGAGGGCGAGTGGGCCCTTCGGCTTTTCTTCGCTCTGCTGCTGGGCGGCGCCATCGGTCTCGAGCGCGAGCGCAAGGACCTTCCGGCCGGCCTGCGCACGTTCATGCTCGTCTCGCTGGGCTCCTGCCTCTTCACCATCCTGAGCTTCGCCGCCTTCCCCGGCTCGGAGACGTCCCGGGTGGCAGCCCAGGTGGTCGTCGGCATCAGCTTCATTGGCGCCGGCACGGTGCTCAGGATTGGCGGGGAGGCATCGCGAGAGGTAAAAGGACTGACCACCGCCGCCGGGCTCTGGGCGACAGCGGCCATCGGAATGGCAGTGGCGGTGGGCTACTACTGGCTGGCGGTGGCGGCCACCATCTTGGCTTACACTACACTGGCGCTGCTCAAGCGCCTGGAGCAGCGGCTCCTGTGA
- a CDS encoding class I SAM-dependent methyltransferase: protein MAQTSVESAASSATPDPAVARSLSILDRLFAACQPRDFALRLWTGEVSPPDQGIEPRFTIVINREGALRRMFWPPDDLALGEAFIDGEFDIEGDIIAAIGLGDMLLQPERSLTDWLSLARDVLALPGQPPAAIPGRQRARMRGRVHSQERDRAAIQYHYDVGNDFYSLWLDSRLVYSCGYFRTGAESIDEAQEAKLDIICRKLGLRPGERLLDIGCGWGGLVTYAAEKYGVQALGITLSQRQYELGNERIRAAGLADRAWVELRDYRDVTEGPFDKIASVGMFEHVGRARLRQYFENAYRLLKPQGLLLNHGIATQGKPGKASLPSRLLRRKTFSERYIFPDGELVHINEALAFAEEAGFEVRDVESWREHYALTLRHWLSRLEAQAEAACRIAGERTYRTWRLFLAGSAHGFDRATTNVYQTLLVKPAADGTSAMPRTREAWYR, encoded by the coding sequence ATGGCGCAGACTTCGGTGGAATCCGCAGCTTCGTCCGCAACACCCGATCCAGCGGTGGCCCGCAGCCTCTCCATCCTGGACCGTCTCTTCGCCGCCTGCCAGCCGCGCGACTTCGCTCTTCGGCTCTGGACTGGAGAGGTCAGCCCACCCGATCAGGGCATAGAGCCCCGCTTCACCATCGTGATCAATCGCGAGGGAGCCCTGCGGCGCATGTTCTGGCCCCCTGACGACCTGGCCCTGGGGGAAGCCTTCATAGACGGCGAATTCGACATCGAGGGGGACATCATCGCCGCCATCGGGCTGGGCGACATGCTGCTCCAACCGGAGCGCAGCCTCACCGACTGGCTATCCCTGGCCCGCGACGTGCTGGCACTGCCAGGCCAGCCGCCCGCCGCCATCCCCGGTCGGCAACGGGCCCGGATGCGCGGCCGCGTGCATTCCCAGGAGCGCGATCGCGCCGCCATCCAGTACCACTACGACGTGGGTAACGACTTCTACTCCCTCTGGTTGGACTCCCGCCTGGTCTACTCGTGCGGCTACTTCCGCACCGGGGCCGAGTCCATCGACGAGGCCCAGGAAGCCAAGCTCGACATCATCTGCCGGAAGCTCGGCCTCCGCCCCGGCGAGAGGCTCCTCGACATCGGTTGCGGCTGGGGCGGCCTGGTCACCTACGCTGCGGAGAAGTACGGAGTGCAGGCCCTGGGCATCACCCTTAGCCAGCGCCAGTACGAGCTCGGCAACGAACGCATCCGTGCCGCCGGTCTGGCAGACCGTGCCTGGGTCGAATTGCGGGACTATCGCGACGTGACCGAGGGGCCCTTCGACAAGATCGCGAGCGTCGGCATGTTCGAGCATGTCGGCCGTGCCCGGCTGCGCCAGTACTTCGAGAACGCCTACCGCCTACTTAAGCCTCAGGGCCTTCTCCTCAATCACGGGATCGCCACCCAGGGCAAGCCCGGGAAAGCGTCCTTGCCCTCCCGCCTGCTCCGGCGCAAGACCTTCTCCGAGCGGTACATCTTCCCCGATGGCGAACTCGTGCACATCAACGAGGCACTGGCTTTCGCCGAGGAGGCCGGCTTCGAGGTGCGGGACGTGGAGAGCTGGCGCGAGCACTACGCCCTCACCCTGCGCCACTGGCTGTCCAGGCTGGAGGCCCAGGCCGAGGCAGCCTGCCGCATAGCCGGCGAGCGCACCTACCGCACCTGGCGGCTCTTCCTGGCCGGCTCGGCCCACGGCTTCGACCGCGCCACCACCAACGTGTACCAGACCCTCCTGGTGAAACCGGCCGCGGACGGCACCAGCGCCATGCCCCGGACTCGGGAGGCCTGGTACCGGTAG
- a CDS encoding FAD-dependent oxidoreductase, whose amino-acid sequence MPREVVEETFDVIVIGGGLAGVCAAVAAARHGAYTALIQDRPVLGGNSSNEVRVSVTGASAGGRNPFARETGIVDELLIEDRFRSSTPYPVNGEPRPNWDWLLAEWVTREPNLVLFLNTRAVEPVMDPDASTIRSVRCLQTSTEREYLLHAHTFVDASGDGSIAAQAGAEFRYGREGKMDQPRDRRESLAPLRSDEEVLGSSLMFSARDVGHPVKFTPPPWAHDYPKEEDIPYREHSHIAAGYWWIEWGGKQDTIGDNELIRDELLKMVYGIWDHIKNHGSHKADNLELDWVGSVVGKRESRRFLGDYVLSQMDIEERPQFPDAVAYGGWPMDTHPADGLKAREMACIQIYPPGPYAIPLRCLYSKDVPNLFLAGRNISATHLAFASARVMGTCAVEGQAVGTAAWLCAQYECFPRDIATTHIQELQQILLKDGCYIPGVRNRDEGDLLRGATVTETSHYGPLEMTHFDRMLTLDSDRAQMFTVSEPYLERVSVWLESDAKEDVEIRASLYRAEHLTDFSSTDPIAVAVATLPPKRRVWVTFPFEATVEPGGVYWIKLDESRRVTWGLADESIPGALRAERMEFRKLWLPRQGCHTFRLIPKSYPYRGSNVVSGGTRPERGPELWISDPSARLPQSVELELPGRLEVDTVYLTFDTDLDKLVSFGPVPECVRDYTISYLNDKGEWEVIVRETNNHHRLRRHEFPPVYASRLRLTVTATNGAPSARVYEIRAYRERPEEPIEAPEQEEAAETEEQSEPAAEAPGPAVGQAEASDEA is encoded by the coding sequence ATGCCGAGAGAAGTGGTGGAAGAGACATTCGACGTCATCGTCATCGGTGGGGGCCTGGCGGGGGTGTGTGCCGCCGTGGCAGCAGCCCGCCACGGAGCCTACACCGCCCTGATCCAAGACCGCCCAGTTCTGGGGGGCAATTCCTCCAATGAAGTCCGGGTGAGCGTTACCGGGGCCTCGGCGGGAGGGCGCAACCCCTTTGCTCGAGAAACGGGAATCGTAGACGAGTTGCTCATCGAGGACCGCTTTCGCTCCTCCACCCCGTACCCGGTCAACGGCGAGCCGCGCCCTAACTGGGACTGGCTCCTGGCCGAGTGGGTGACGCGCGAGCCCAACCTGGTACTCTTCCTGAACACCCGGGCCGTAGAGCCGGTGATGGACCCGGATGCGAGCACCATTCGCTCCGTTCGCTGTCTGCAGACTAGCACCGAGCGGGAGTACTTGCTCCACGCCCACACCTTCGTGGACGCCAGCGGGGACGGGTCCATCGCGGCCCAGGCGGGCGCGGAATTCCGCTACGGCCGAGAGGGCAAGATGGATCAGCCGCGCGACAGGCGCGAATCGCTGGCACCTTTGCGGAGTGACGAGGAGGTGCTGGGGAGCAGCCTCATGTTCAGTGCCCGTGACGTGGGGCATCCGGTGAAGTTTACTCCGCCTCCCTGGGCTCACGATTACCCGAAGGAGGAAGACATCCCCTATCGGGAGCACAGCCACATCGCCGCCGGCTACTGGTGGATCGAGTGGGGCGGCAAGCAGGATACCATCGGCGACAATGAGCTCATTCGCGACGAGCTGCTCAAGATGGTGTACGGCATCTGGGACCACATCAAGAACCACGGCTCCCACAAGGCAGACAACTTGGAGCTTGACTGGGTGGGAAGCGTCGTGGGGAAGCGCGAGTCTCGCCGCTTCCTGGGCGATTACGTGCTGAGCCAGATGGACATCGAGGAGCGGCCTCAGTTCCCCGACGCGGTGGCGTACGGCGGCTGGCCCATGGACACCCACCCGGCGGATGGGCTCAAGGCGCGGGAGATGGCCTGCATCCAGATCTACCCACCTGGGCCCTATGCCATCCCCTTGCGCTGCCTGTATTCTAAGGACGTGCCCAACCTCTTCCTGGCAGGGCGCAACATCAGCGCCACTCACTTGGCCTTCGCCTCCGCCCGGGTGATGGGCACCTGCGCCGTAGAGGGGCAAGCGGTGGGGACAGCCGCCTGGCTCTGCGCCCAGTACGAGTGTTTCCCCCGAGACATCGCCACCACCCACATCCAGGAGCTGCAGCAGATACTGCTCAAAGACGGCTGCTACATCCCGGGGGTACGCAACCGAGACGAGGGCGATCTGTTGCGGGGAGCAACCGTGACCGAGACCTCGCACTACGGGCCCCTGGAGATGACCCATTTCGACCGTATGCTGACGCTCGATTCGGATCGGGCCCAGATGTTCACTGTCTCCGAGCCCTATCTGGAACGGGTCTCGGTATGGCTGGAGTCTGACGCCAAGGAGGACGTAGAGATTCGGGCTAGCCTGTACCGGGCTGAGCACCTGACCGACTTCTCCTCCACCGATCCCATCGCCGTGGCCGTGGCTACCCTTCCGCCCAAGCGACGGGTATGGGTTACCTTCCCCTTCGAGGCTACGGTGGAGCCGGGCGGCGTCTACTGGATCAAGCTCGACGAATCCCGCCGAGTGACGTGGGGGCTGGCGGACGAGTCCATTCCAGGGGCCCTGCGGGCGGAGCGCATGGAGTTCCGCAAGCTGTGGTTGCCGCGCCAGGGCTGTCACACGTTCCGCCTCATCCCCAAGTCCTATCCCTATCGAGGGAGCAATGTGGTTAGTGGCGGGACCCGGCCGGAGCGAGGGCCGGAGCTGTGGATCAGCGATCCGAGCGCCCGTCTTCCCCAGAGCGTAGAGCTCGAGCTGCCCGGCCGGCTGGAGGTGGATACGGTGTATCTCACCTTCGATACCGATCTGGACAAGCTAGTGTCTTTCGGGCCTGTGCCCGAATGCGTGCGGGACTACACCATCTCCTACCTGAACGACAAGGGGGAGTGGGAGGTCATCGTGCGAGAGACGAACAACCACCATCGCCTGCGTCGGCACGAGTTCCCTCCGGTGTATGCGTCCAGGCTTCGCCTCACCGTGACGGCCACCAATGGAGCTCCCTCCGCGCGCGTGTACGAGATACGTGCTTACCGAGAGCGCCCAGAAGAGCCGATTGAGGCTCCGGAGCAGGAAGAGGCAGCCGAGACGGAGGAGCAGTCGGAGCCGGCCGCGGAGGCGCCAGGACCCGCCGTCGGCCAGGCCGAGGCATCAGACGAGGCGTAA
- a CDS encoding PHP domain-containing protein, with protein sequence MIRADNSDLHTHTGYSDGRGSLEDNVRAAEAAGLDAVAIADHLFPESHPRFGDRGRLRQRLEEMRQVRSWAGLTVVMAVEATATDVEGTLSASPQDLEGVELSLVDVGSITAGVATSVLPGRARQLASVLRLYERLAGNELVDGLAHPFALGCFGLDITLEDLPETALRELGANLAEHGTAFEINNGFWWWWPQFHPMQVAELYARVVAAVAEGGARFTLGSDAHCNTGVGNLSWAKRVAQLAGLSSDSWAVVQDLVGERR encoded by the coding sequence TTGATCCGCGCCGACAACTCCGATCTGCACACTCACACCGGCTACTCCGATGGGCGCGGCAGCTTGGAAGACAACGTGCGCGCCGCCGAGGCGGCCGGCCTCGACGCGGTGGCCATTGCCGACCATCTCTTCCCTGAGAGTCACCCTCGCTTCGGCGATCGGGGCAGGCTGCGCCAGCGGCTGGAAGAGATGCGGCAGGTGCGCTCCTGGGCCGGCCTGACGGTAGTAATGGCCGTGGAGGCGACCGCCACCGACGTGGAGGGTACGCTCTCCGCTTCTCCCCAGGACCTCGAGGGGGTGGAACTGTCCCTGGTTGACGTCGGCTCCATCACCGCCGGCGTGGCGACCTCGGTATTGCCAGGACGAGCCCGTCAGCTGGCGAGCGTCTTGCGCTTGTACGAGCGCCTGGCCGGGAACGAGCTGGTGGACGGGCTGGCGCACCCTTTCGCCCTGGGTTGCTTCGGGCTGGATATCACGCTAGAGGACCTACCGGAGACTGCCCTGCGGGAGTTGGGCGCGAACTTGGCGGAGCACGGGACGGCCTTCGAGATCAATAACGGGTTCTGGTGGTGGTGGCCGCAGTTCCACCCCATGCAGGTGGCCGAGCTGTACGCGCGGGTAGTCGCCGCGGTGGCGGAGGGCGGGGCCCGCTTCACTCTGGGAAGCGATGCCCACTGCAATACAGGGGTGGGAAACTTGAGCTGGGCCAAGAGAGTGGCGCAGTTGGCTGGCCTGAGCAGCGACAGCTGGGCCGTCGTGCAGGACCTAGTCGGCGAACGAAGGTGA